In Candidatus Cybelea sp., the sequence AAAATGCCGACGATCAGCAGCGAGGTAATCAGCGCCGATCCCTTTGCCGCCAGGACGTCGTTCGTGATGAGATCGCTGGTACTGCGAACGTGATCGGCCGGGCTTCCGAAGGCGGTCGCGAGGATCGTCGGCGTGAAGATACCGATCCCGTAGGTTCCGAGGTCCTGCAGAAACCATGGAACGGAAGCGAGGATCGTCGCGCGCAGATTGTGTGCGTTATTAAAAAGCGCGGCGAAAGATGGTCGCCGGCTAGGAGCGGGCTCACCTAGGTCGAGTTTCCCAAGCGTAATTTGGTTCGGGTATTGGGGCATCCGCACGAGAAGCGCCGCCATCGCGCGCTCGGCCTGTACCGTTTTGCCCCGAGCGAAAAGCCAGTTCGCGCTCTCCGTGATAAAAAAGCGGCCGATCGTAACGATGATCGCCGGAATCACTGCCGTAGCAAACATCCAGCGCCAGGCGTCCAGCGTGGGATTGAACGATAGAACCATGTAGCCCACGCCCGTTCCGGCAAGCGCGCCGACCGCTTGAAACGCAAATGCGCCCAAGACCAAGCTGCCGCGTTTAGCGCTGGGCGTGTTTTCCGAGATGATCATGTGCGCAGTCGGGTAATCGCATCCGAGCGCGAGTCCGAGCCCGAAGAGGCAGATGACCAGCGACAAGAAGCCGGTCGACAGCATCAGCAGCGCTAGGAAGAGGACGAAGATGATCATCTCGACCACGAACATGCGCTTCCGTCCGAAGTAATCCGATAGGCCACCCAGCGCTACGGCGCCCACCAGAATTCCGAAGAGGCTTGCAGCGCTCACGATGCCGTTTTGTGCGGGCGCGATCCCAAACTCGCGCGAGATGAGCGGCAGCGCAACGCCGGTCATGAAGACGACGAAACCTTCGAAGAACTTTCCTGCCGCCGCAAGGTACCAGATGAGCCGCTGCATGCCGGTCATCGGGATGGACGAAAGCTGCGTGCCATCGGACCACGTAGGCAGCTCGTCTATGTAGTCTTGGACCGACCTATGCGCCACTTCGGTACTCCTTTCGGATGGAGGCCATTCTAAGGCGCTTTGGTTAACGTTCGTTTATGAAACGCGGATCGTTCGCCATTTGCCAACCGAGACGAAGACCCAGAGTGAATGCTCGAAGGAGTCAACCGAGATACCGGCCCGGTCCGTAGAACGGCGGATACAAGGCCAGCATGGTGAAAGAAGAGCGAGCCAATCGGGCCCGCCAAGAGCGGTGCACGAGAGCAACATGAAGCGATTTGCGGTAGCTTTGGCATTGGCACTCGGAGGCCTCGTGGTTGTGTACGTGCCGACGTTCGTGCTCGCTGCTTTCGCGATCAAATCGGGAGCTTTTGGCTCGCCGGCTGCGAGCAGAGGGGAGCCAGTCGTGGTCCCTCTGATCATATGCATCAGTGCGGCAATCGCGTTAACGCTGATAGCGGCACTGGCGCAATACAGCACCCTGAATCCGGTTGAGTTTGGGTTCAAGGCGCCGGCGGTGCGATCCGTGACTCTTGCGCTCATGCTGGGGTTGTTGTTTGCGGCAGGCTTGCGCGGTTTGAGTCTGATACTGCCGATCGGTAACTCGCCTGATCTAGGAGATATGCATAGGTGGCAAATCATTGCCTACTTCTGGCTCGGGGCGCCGATTCAAGAGGAGATAATCTTTCGTGGGCTTTTGCAGACCATTTTTCAGGCGCGCGATCCGCGAAGCGCGCTGATAGGTTCGGTCGCCCTGCCGTTTTCTGTATTTGCCTGCGCTGCGATTTTCGCCGCAGTACACGTCGCGACGGTGAGACTGGGCGCGTCGCCAGCTCACGTCGCGTTCATTGTCTTCGGAGCGTTCGTGCCGGGCGTCCTGGCCGGCTACCTCCGCTGGAAAAGCTCCAGCCTCTTACCGGCAATAGCAGTACATGCAGTTTTCAACATGTTCGCATCCTGATAAGGCCGGCAGCCGCCCGAACCGTGCTGACGCCTCGAGCGCATTGACTGACCAAATTTAAAAACGCGTCGACGCCGCCGACGGCAGGGATTTCTATCTTGGGAAACGCCTCGCCGTTGTGCAACAGGAAGCCTACGTGGCGTTCCGGCCGCCGTCGACCGCGAGCACGACGCCGTAAACGAAGCTGGCCTCGTCGGAGGCTAAATACACGATGGCCGCGGCGATTTCGTCCGGTGATGCCGCGCGATTTGCGGGCGCCATCGACGCGATTTGTTTCAGGCCCTCACCCATCGCTGCGCTCCCTTCCGTTCGGGTCGGTCCGGGGCTGACGGCGTTCACACGTACCCCGCGTGGGCCAAATTCTGCCGCCCAGGCCTTGGTGAGAAGCTCGATTGCTGCTTTGCTCGATCCGTACAGCGCCATGCCGTTCATCCCGAACGTTGCAACCATGCTGCTAACGTTCACGATCGCTCCAGCACCGCGCGCGGCCATTGAGGGCGCGAGCTCGGCGACGAGCATAAACGGAACTTTGACGTTGACGTTATAGACTTCGTCGAACGTCTCTTCCGAAACTTCGGCGGTCGGTCCGAAAGGAAAGATTGCAGCATTATTGACCAGGATATCAATTTGGGGCGCAGTCTTTACCGCCCGGCTTACAAGATCGCGGGCCGTCGCCGCATCGCTGAGATTCTCCGGCACGAAGTCGGCCGCGCCGCCGGATCGCCGGATATTGTCGACGACTGAGGAGCCGCGTCCCGCATCCCGCCCGGAGACAATCACGTGCGCGCCTCGGGCGGCCAGGGCGAAGGCAGTTGCCTTACCGATTCCGCTCGTGCCGCCCGTGAGCAGCGCCGACTTGCCGGCAAGGTCTTGCTTGCTGTTACCATTCATTCTTACGATTTGACCTCTGGAAGGGAGAAAATGTAGTGTTTG encodes:
- a CDS encoding MFS transporter, yielding MAHRSVQDYIDELPTWSDGTQLSSIPMTGMQRLIWYLAAAGKFFEGFVVFMTGVALPLISREFGIAPAQNGIVSAASLFGILVGAVALGGLSDYFGRKRMFVVEMIIFVLFLALLMLSTGFLSLVICLFGLGLALGCDYPTAHMIISENTPSAKRGSLVLGAFAFQAVGALAGTGVGYMVLSFNPTLDAWRWMFATAVIPAIIVTIGRFFITESANWLFARGKTVQAERAMAALLVRMPQYPNQITLGKLDLGEPAPSRRPSFAALFNNAHNLRATILASVPWFLQDLGTYGIGIFTPTILATAFGSPADHVRSTSDLITNDVLAAKGSALITSLLIVGIFFAVLLADKVGRIKLQIFGFIGCAVGLFLASFSVDLAGQSKILMIFAGFMLFDFMTNLGPNAQTYLLAGEVFPTEIRGMGAGFAAAFAKVGAVLTAFLFPIMLVAIGTRYLLYLLIVTSLLGAVVTWLFRIETTGVKLDRIGIGDAPGEGVTVVQFVEPAEEVL
- a CDS encoding CPBP family intramembrane glutamic endopeptidase translates to MKRFAVALALALGGLVVVYVPTFVLAAFAIKSGAFGSPAASRGEPVVVPLIICISAAIALTLIAALAQYSTLNPVEFGFKAPAVRSVTLALMLGLLFAAGLRGLSLILPIGNSPDLGDMHRWQIIAYFWLGAPIQEEIIFRGLLQTIFQARDPRSALIGSVALPFSVFACAAIFAAVHVATVRLGASPAHVAFIVFGAFVPGVLAGYLRWKSSSLLPAIAVHAVFNMFAS
- a CDS encoding SDR family oxidoreductase, encoding MNGNSKQDLAGKSALLTGGTSGIGKATAFALAARGAHVIVSGRDAGRGSSVVDNIRRSGGAADFVPENLSDAATARDLVSRAVKTAPQIDILVNNAAIFPFGPTAEVSEETFDEVYNVNVKVPFMLVAELAPSMAARGAGAIVNVSSMVATFGMNGMALYGSSKAAIELLTKAWAAEFGPRGVRVNAVSPGPTRTEGSAAMGEGLKQIASMAPANRAASPDEIAAAIVYLASDEASFVYGVVLAVDGGRNAT